Genomic DNA from uncultured Acetobacterium sp.:
TTTTCTATTTAAATTTTTCAGTGGCGTTTCCCGGAAAAACTGCTTAATTCAACCGCGATCACAGTGGTTTGGTTGACAACCCGCTGGTCAAAGGAAACGTCATCGCGACCGGTCTGGTGTTTCATAATGCTGTTAAAGGCGCTGAGCTTTGCTTCATTCGTTTCGATAAAGATAGCCCGACCTTCACCAATAAAGCTTTCAAAATAACAGCTGTAATCACAGCCCGTTTCGCCAGTGATTAGTTCTTTCATCTGATCCAGCTCAATACAAACCTGGTTATTCTTTTTCAACAATTCAATTTTCCGGCCTTCTTTGGCGCAGTGTAAAAAAATGGTAATTGCGGAACCAGATATCTGATAGCCAAAATTCATCGGCACGATATAGGGTTTATCACCATCAACCATGCCGACCCGGCAAACCTTGCATCCCTTGATCATTTCAATAAGTTCGGTTTCATCTTTCACTTCACGATTCGATCGTCGCATCTTTTTCCTCCTGAAACGGTATGACTTGTATCATTTCGTTTCCTTAAAATTATTTTTGTCTTAACCTAAACATTGGTCTTAGTCTATAGTAACGAAAATTATTTAATGCGTCAAGACTAGTATCCGGCTTGAGATGATTCAATTGCTGGATTGAATTCCCCGGTTCGGCAGCTTATAATAGTATAGTAGTTAGAAAAAAATTAAAAAGTCAGATGAAAAACAGTAACATGTTGCAAAAAATTGTCGACTGTTCACAAAAACAGGTGCTTTGGTTAATCCGAAGGCCTGCTTTTTTTTAGCATTTTTATTGAAATAATGATTTAAATTTATTTTTTAAGTAAGCTGCACATAAAAGGGTATGAAAAAAGTAGCATCACTTTGCGGCGAATACGAGTAAATGATAACAAGAAAAATTTAAGGAGGTATGATCATGGCAGAAATTCATGTTGATGTGAGAGGTGAAACATGTCCGGTACCCCTGGTCGAAATGCGTAAAGCGGTGAGGAAGGCGCAACCTGGTGATACGATCGAGATTATCGGGAATAATGCCGCCTCAAAAAAAGAAATCCCGATGGCCGCTGACGCATTGTCATTAGCAATAATCAGCGTTGAAGAACACGATGGAACCTGGACCATAAAAATCCAAAAGTAAGGAGGCTATTCCATGGCTGATAAAACAACAATCATTGTTCAAAGCGGCGATATGGATAAATTGTATAGTGCCCTGATTGTTTCCAACGGATCGCTGGCAATGGGGATGGATGTATCCCTGTATTTCACTTTCTGGGGACTGTTACGGCTTAAAAAAGGTGGACTGGAAAAAGGCCCGCTGTCAAAAATGCATTTTCTGGGCCTGGGAAAAAAGATGATGCTGGGACGGATGAAAAAAAATAACGTCGCTTCACTGGAACGACTGATGTCGGATTTTAAGGAATTAGGCGGCAAGATTATCGCCTGCGAAATGACCATGGATATTATGGGGTTAAAGCGGGAAGACTTGATCGAAGACATTATTGATGACTACGGGGCTGTCGGTACCTACATCCAAGAAGCCAGACATTCGGCCATTACCTTGTTTATTTAGGGGGAAATCATGGAAAAAGTATATTATTTTGATAATGCGGCCGCCACCCGCCTGGATGAACGCGTTTTAGACGTACTAACGCCCCTTTATTTTGATCGTTATTCGGTGGCGACCTCGGAATTTGGCTATTCACTGGGGATTGAAGCCCGGGAAGCCCTGGAAGAAGCCCGGGGCCAACTGGCCGATGCGCTTGGTGCCAGCAGCAATGAGTTTATTTTTACCTCGGGGAGTGCCGAGTCCAGCAATTTGGCCTTAAAAGGCGTGGCCAAGGCGCTGGGAGCAAAAAAAGGCAAGCACCTCATTGTTTCTAAAATTGAAGATTTCCCGGTGCTGTACAGTGCCCGAACCCTGGAAAAAGAAGGCTTCACAGTCGATTATCTGGGCGTGGACGCCGATGGGTTTATCAATCTTAAGACCCTGGAGTCGCTGATAACACCAGAAACCATCCTGGTATCAATTCAACACGGCAATCAGGAAATCGGCACCATCCAGGATATCAAAAGCATTGGCGAGCTCTGTCATGCCAAGGGGGTGCTCTTTCACACCGATGCTACCCACACCTTTATGCGGGTGCCGCTGGATGTTACTGACATTCCGGTTGATTTGATCACGGTTTCGGCGCATACCCTCCACGGGCCTAAGGGCATCGGGGGGCTCTATATCCGAAAAAAAACACCCTTGGCCAAAATCATGGATGGTGGCTTCCAGGAGTTTGATCTGCGCGGCGGGATGGATAATATCCCTGGTGCCGTCGGGTTTGCCAAAGC
This window encodes:
- a CDS encoding pyridoxamine 5'-phosphate oxidase family protein translates to MRRSNREVKDETELIEMIKGCKVCRVGMVDGDKPYIVPMNFGYQISGSAITIFLHCAKEGRKIELLKKNNQVCIELDQMKELITGETGCDYSCYFESFIGEGRAIFIETNEAKLSAFNSIMKHQTGRDDVSFDQRVVNQTTVIAVELSSFSGKRH
- a CDS encoding sulfurtransferase TusA family protein, which produces MAEIHVDVRGETCPVPLVEMRKAVRKAQPGDTIEIIGNNAASKKEIPMAADALSLAIISVEEHDGTWTIKIQK
- a CDS encoding DsrE/DsrF/DrsH-like family protein, with amino-acid sequence MADKTTIIVQSGDMDKLYSALIVSNGSLAMGMDVSLYFTFWGLLRLKKGGLEKGPLSKMHFLGLGKKMMLGRMKKNNVASLERLMSDFKELGGKIIACEMTMDIMGLKREDLIEDIIDDYGAVGTYIQEARHSAITLFI
- a CDS encoding cysteine desulfurase family protein, whose translation is MEKVYYFDNAAATRLDERVLDVLTPLYFDRYSVATSEFGYSLGIEAREALEEARGQLADALGASSNEFIFTSGSAESSNLALKGVAKALGAKKGKHLIVSKIEDFPVLYSARTLEKEGFTVDYLGVDADGFINLKTLESLITPETILVSIQHGNQEIGTIQDIKSIGELCHAKGVLFHTDATHTFMRVPLDVTDIPVDLITVSAHTLHGPKGIGGLYIRKKTPLAKIMDGGFQEFDLRGGMDNIPGAVGFAKAAELITDLENQRLMDMRDKIISMVFEQIPDVMLNGHPSKRTPQNANITFHYVEGESITLHLDMYGIAVSTGSACFSRSLEASHVIAGIGGDHERAHGSIRLTVGRFNTMDEVVFVVETLAKIVENLRKISPLGRK